One region of Vibrio pelagius genomic DNA includes:
- a CDS encoding AsmA family protein: MKKLLIFIAIPVVVVIAAILALVLLVNPNQFKPLIVEQAQKHTGLELVIEGDISWQFFPSIGFELGKTELRNPQGFTQPNLFKVETVGVDISVMPLFSNQLEIGNVTLDGAQFYLETLKDGSKNIDTLTQAQTTATPAEEATTQPEEASTSPQESAASNWTINLAGVTVSNALFEMDDKQAGSFIKLYDVAFNLSEFAADTWTTATFSASGENNQQKFSAQGRAELKLAKGFTSYALRNIDLNATFSDPSTQIESAKIGLDTFEFDKVNNLTYSVVGNAADMTLDLKGAGELTVDSAISKVILNKLTLDSTLEGDALPQSPMKVDMLSDLSFDLTKSHLSFVLKKLQADSIALDGKADVTLSEIPKVRFSLHSPNIDLDEFLGLGSASDSSAASQPAKEAESSAPTEEVEPDLTALKTLDVKGDITIDKFKANNAHMQNVKAAFSVNRGVAKLESFTSNLYEGSISATATLDARKSPASFTAKKAIKGVKVQPLLMDVADNDMLEGTGNINVNVSGKSLTPTGIKQNLVGTIAINFADGAVNGINVAQLIRENYAKIKGEKYDKAEGVQKTDFSAMKATLKVDKGWVSTNDLSAQSPLLRVTGSGKANFINETVDFLVRTSIVGSLEGQGGKSIDDLKDVTIPIKVTGAWADPKFSLVFDDVLKQKAQKEIDRGVEKLTDKIKDEKTKEAVDGLLKGLFN, translated from the coding sequence ATGAAGAAACTACTCATTTTCATAGCTATCCCAGTTGTTGTCGTTATCGCGGCGATTCTGGCGCTAGTACTGTTAGTCAATCCCAATCAATTTAAACCACTGATCGTTGAACAAGCCCAAAAACACACAGGCTTAGAGCTTGTGATTGAAGGGGATATCAGTTGGCAATTTTTCCCATCGATTGGTTTTGAATTAGGAAAGACAGAGCTGCGTAATCCGCAGGGCTTTACCCAACCTAACTTATTCAAAGTCGAAACTGTCGGCGTTGATATCTCCGTGATGCCTCTTTTTAGCAATCAACTAGAGATCGGTAATGTTACGCTGGATGGTGCTCAATTTTATTTAGAAACTCTAAAAGATGGCAGTAAGAATATTGATACGCTAACACAGGCTCAAACTACTGCTACGCCAGCAGAAGAGGCAACGACTCAACCAGAAGAAGCGTCCACTTCACCACAAGAAAGTGCGGCCTCAAACTGGACGATTAACCTCGCTGGTGTGACTGTATCGAATGCATTGTTCGAGATGGATGACAAACAAGCTGGTTCGTTTATCAAGCTATACGATGTGGCGTTTAACCTATCTGAATTCGCGGCTGATACGTGGACTACGGCTACTTTTTCGGCATCGGGTGAGAACAATCAGCAGAAGTTCTCTGCGCAAGGCCGTGCGGAATTAAAGCTTGCAAAAGGCTTCACAAGTTACGCACTGCGTAATATCGACTTGAATGCGACCTTCAGCGATCCGAGTACTCAAATCGAGTCGGCTAAGATTGGTCTAGATACGTTCGAGTTCGACAAAGTCAATAACTTAACATACAGCGTTGTAGGTAATGCTGCAGATATGACGCTTGATCTCAAAGGTGCAGGTGAACTGACGGTTGATAGCGCGATTTCAAAAGTCATTCTTAATAAGCTAACTTTGGATTCTACGCTTGAAGGTGATGCGCTTCCTCAATCGCCAATGAAAGTCGATATGCTCTCTGATCTTAGCTTCGACCTCACTAAGAGCCACTTGAGCTTTGTATTGAAAAAGCTTCAAGCGGACAGTATCGCACTCGACGGTAAGGCGGATGTGACGTTATCTGAAATTCCCAAGGTGCGCTTCTCTCTACATAGCCCTAACATCGATTTGGATGAATTCTTAGGCTTGGGGAGCGCTTCTGATTCGTCAGCCGCTTCACAGCCGGCTAAAGAAGCTGAATCTTCAGCGCCCACGGAAGAGGTTGAACCTGACCTCACGGCTTTGAAGACACTTGATGTTAAAGGCGATATTACGATTGATAAGTTTAAAGCCAACAATGCTCACATGCAGAACGTAAAAGCGGCATTTTCGGTTAACCGCGGTGTGGCGAAACTTGAGTCATTCACGTCTAATCTCTATGAAGGCTCAATCTCAGCGACAGCGACTCTGGATGCTCGTAAGTCACCTGCGTCATTTACAGCTAAGAAAGCAATCAAGGGCGTAAAGGTTCAACCATTGCTGATGGATGTTGCGGATAACGATATGCTCGAAGGTACTGGCAACATTAACGTAAATGTTTCTGGTAAGAGCCTAACTCCAACGGGTATCAAGCAGAATCTCGTGGGTACTATTGCTATCAACTTTGCCGATGGTGCCGTGAACGGTATTAACGTAGCACAACTGATTCGCGAAAATTACGCCAAGATCAAAGGCGAGAAGTATGATAAGGCTGAAGGTGTTCAAAAAACTGACTTCAGTGCGATGAAGGCGACACTAAAAGTCGACAAAGGTTGGGTATCGACTAATGATCTTTCAGCACAATCGCCTCTGCTACGTGTAACGGGTTCTGGTAAAGCTAATTTCATCAATGAGACTGTCGACTTCCTAGTTCGTACCTCAATTGTGGGCTCATTGGAAGGACAGGGTGGTAAGAGTATCGATGACCTTAAAGATGTGACTATTCCAATTAAGGTTACGGGTGCTTGGGCAGACCCTAAGTTTAGCTTAGTGTTCGATGATGTATTGAAACAGAAAGCACAGAAAGAGATCGATCGTGGTGTAGAGAAACTCACGGATAAGATCAAAGATGAGAAAACCAAGGAAGCGGTAGATGGATTGTTGAAAGGTCTGTTTAATTAA
- the fadR gene encoding fatty acid metabolism transcriptional regulator FadR, producing the protein MVIKAKSPAGFAEKYIIESIWNGRFPPGSILPAERELSELIGVTRTTLREVLQRLARDGWLTIQHGKPTKVNQFMETSGLHILDTLMTLDVDNATNIVEDLLAARTNISPIFMRYAFKVNKESSERTIINVIESCEALLASKTWDEFVESSPYAEKIKHAVKEDNEKDEEKRQAILVAKTFNFYDYMLFQRLAFHSGNQIYGLIFNGVRKLYDRIGSYYFSNPEARRLAMDFYKELLAICESGERENLPLLIRNYGVASGQVWNEMKTTLPTNFTEDDS; encoded by the coding sequence ATGGTCATTAAGGCGAAGAGCCCGGCAGGATTTGCAGAGAAGTATATTATTGAAAGTATTTGGAACGGCCGTTTCCCCCCTGGCTCAATCCTACCAGCTGAGCGTGAGCTGTCTGAATTAATTGGTGTTACTCGAACCACACTACGTGAAGTATTGCAACGTCTAGCCCGCGACGGTTGGCTGACAATTCAACATGGTAAGCCAACTAAGGTGAACCAGTTCATGGAGACATCGGGTCTGCACATTCTTGATACGCTAATGACATTAGACGTAGATAACGCGACAAATATCGTAGAAGACTTGCTTGCAGCACGTACAAACATCAGCCCTATCTTTATGCGTTACGCATTTAAGGTGAACAAAGAGAGTTCAGAGCGCACGATTATCAATGTGATTGAATCGTGTGAAGCACTGCTCGCGTCTAAAACGTGGGATGAGTTTGTCGAGTCTTCTCCATACGCAGAAAAAATTAAGCATGCAGTAAAAGAAGACAACGAAAAAGATGAAGAGAAACGCCAAGCGATTCTTGTTGCTAAAACTTTCAACTTTTATGACTACATGCTGTTCCAACGCCTTGCGTTTCATTCAGGCAACCAAATCTATGGTTTGATCTTTAATGGTGTTCGTAAGCTTTACGATCGCATCGGCAGTTACTACTTCTCTAACCCCGAAGCACGTCGCCTAGCGATGGATTTCTATAAAGAGCTGTTAGCCATTTGTGAGAGCGGCGAACGTGAAAACTTGCCATTACTGATCCGTAACTACGGTGTTGCAAGTGGACAGGTTTGGAACGAAATGAAAACGACGCTGCCAACGAACTTTACTGAAGACGACAGCTAA
- the nhaB gene encoding Na(+)/H(+) antiporter NhaB — protein sequence MPMSLGNAFIKNFLGKAPDWYKVAIISFLIINPFVFFLVDPFVAGWLLVVEFIFTLAMALKCYPLQPGGLLAIQAIAIGMTKPEMVYHEIQANLPVLLLLVFMVAGIYFMKELLLFIFTKILLGIRSKILLSVAFCVAAAFLSAFLDALTVIAVVISVAVGFYSIYHKVASGKGSNSAHDHTHDEEISELTREDLEDYRAFLRSLLMHAGVGTALGGVMTMVGEPQNLVIAKQAGWEFGEFIIRMLPVTLPVFICGIITCALVEKLKIFGYGAKLPANVRQILVEFDNTQKASRTKQDIAKLWVQGAIAVWLIVGLALHVAEVGLIGLSVIILATAFTGVIEEHSMGKAFEEALPFTALLAVFFSIVAVIIDQGLFKPVIDAVLHVEDKGAQLALFYVANGILSMVSDNVFVGTVYINEVKTALVEGIINRDQFDLLAVAINTGTNLPSVATPNGQAAFLFLLTSALAPLIRLSYGRMVLMALPYTIVLALVGLAGIVFFVEPMTAWFYDAGWIVQRTGEVTSVISSGH from the coding sequence ATGCCGATGTCTCTCGGAAACGCTTTTATCAAGAACTTTCTTGGTAAGGCTCCTGATTGGTATAAAGTTGCCATCATTTCGTTTTTAATCATCAACCCATTTGTTTTTTTCCTCGTTGATCCATTTGTTGCGGGCTGGCTATTAGTCGTAGAATTTATTTTTACGTTGGCAATGGCGCTTAAATGTTACCCTCTTCAACCGGGTGGTCTGTTAGCGATTCAAGCTATCGCAATCGGTATGACCAAACCGGAAATGGTTTACCACGAAATCCAAGCTAACCTACCAGTGCTGCTCTTACTGGTGTTCATGGTTGCTGGTATCTATTTTATGAAAGAGCTACTGCTCTTTATCTTCACTAAAATACTGCTTGGCATCCGCTCTAAAATCCTACTTTCTGTTGCATTCTGTGTTGCAGCGGCATTCTTATCAGCATTCCTAGACGCACTAACGGTTATCGCGGTAGTGATCAGTGTGGCTGTCGGCTTCTACTCTATCTACCATAAAGTAGCGTCAGGCAAAGGCTCGAACTCAGCACACGACCACACTCATGATGAAGAAATTTCAGAACTGACTCGCGAAGATCTTGAAGACTACCGTGCGTTCCTTCGCTCACTGCTTATGCACGCAGGTGTAGGTACAGCCCTAGGTGGTGTAATGACCATGGTAGGCGAGCCGCAAAACTTGGTTATCGCTAAACAAGCGGGTTGGGAGTTCGGTGAATTCATCATTCGTATGCTGCCAGTAACATTGCCTGTATTCATCTGCGGTATCATCACTTGTGCCCTTGTGGAAAAACTAAAAATCTTTGGCTACGGTGCAAAACTGCCTGCTAACGTTCGTCAAATCCTTGTTGAGTTTGATAACACGCAGAAAGCAAGCCGCACTAAACAAGACATCGCAAAGCTTTGGGTTCAAGGTGCAATTGCGGTATGGCTAATCGTCGGCCTTGCGCTACACGTTGCTGAAGTAGGATTGATTGGTCTTTCTGTTATCATCCTAGCGACAGCCTTCACCGGTGTCATCGAAGAACACTCGATGGGTAAGGCGTTTGAAGAGGCTCTACCCTTTACCGCGCTACTTGCCGTATTCTTCTCGATTGTCGCGGTAATCATCGACCAAGGTCTGTTCAAGCCTGTAATCGATGCTGTACTTCACGTAGAAGACAAAGGTGCGCAACTTGCACTGTTCTACGTCGCGAATGGTATCTTGTCCATGGTATCGGATAACGTATTCGTGGGTACGGTTTACATCAACGAAGTGAAAACTGCACTCGTTGAAGGCATCATCAACCGCGACCAGTTCGACTTACTCGCTGTAGCAATCAACACAGGTACTAACCTACCTTCAGTTGCAACTCCAAATGGTCAAGCAGCCTTCCTATTCCTACTGACTTCGGCTCTAGCACCACTCATCCGCCTCTCTTATGGCCGTATGGTGCTGATGGCGCTGCCGTACACTATCGTACTGGCTCTTGTTGGTCTGGCTGGTATCGTGTTCTTTGTTGAGCCTATGACAGCCTGGTTCTACGATGCAGGTTGGATTGTACAACGCACTGGCGAAGTAACATCT
- a CDS encoding DUF1456 family protein, producing MTNNEILRRIQHALNLKNAQIIKAFEQADSTVAHDQVNNWLKAESEKSFSKMKDKELAIFLNGFINLKRGKKEGEQPKPEVSLTNNMIFMKLRIALNMKAEDVLDALEVMGISLSKYEIGAYFRKPNNKNYKTCEDQLLCDFLSGVQFSHRPDSEEFAG from the coding sequence GTGACTAACAATGAAATCTTGCGCCGTATCCAACACGCGCTAAACCTGAAGAACGCCCAAATCATCAAAGCCTTTGAGCAAGCAGACTCTACCGTTGCGCATGACCAAGTAAACAACTGGCTAAAAGCTGAAAGTGAAAAGTCATTCTCGAAAATGAAAGATAAAGAGCTGGCAATCTTCCTAAATGGTTTCATCAATCTTAAGCGCGGCAAGAAAGAGGGTGAACAGCCAAAGCCAGAAGTATCACTGACTAACAACATGATTTTCATGAAACTGCGTATTGCATTAAACATGAAGGCTGAAGATGTACTGGATGCATTAGAAGTGATGGGAATTAGCCTAAGTAAGTACGAAATTGGCGCCTACTTCCGCAAACCAAACAACAAGAACTACAAGACTTGTGAAGACCAACTATTGTGCGACTTCTTAAGCGGTGTTCAGTTCTCTCACCGTCCAGATTCAGAAGAATTTGCTGGGTAG
- the apbC gene encoding iron-sulfur cluster carrier protein ApbC, with protein MRNFTSKQDFCSWLNEFESVLLIPEWASQPNMVTVDPKGSFIITLPFAANSLVEELSHWISHQIAEQKVAGFDFEVRIKPAALETTVSSPVKGVKNIIAVTSAKGGVGKSTTSVNLALALSKSGAKVGLLDADIYGPSVPMMLGQMQAKPEVRDNKWMIPIEAHGIFTHSIGYLVSKDDAAIWRGPMAAKALGQIMNETVWPDLDYLVIDMPPGTGDIQLTLSQQIPVTGAIVVTTPQDLALADARKGVAMFDKVGVPVAGLVENMSYHICSHCGEKEHIFGSGGAEAMAVEFSLDILAQIPLHIDVREDIDAGMPTVVRRPDSEHTRHYLDLAENVACKMYWTGKVKPEAINFSMVE; from the coding sequence ATGCGTAACTTCACATCAAAGCAAGATTTTTGTTCTTGGCTGAATGAGTTTGAATCTGTACTTCTAATCCCAGAATGGGCATCTCAACCAAATATGGTGACGGTTGATCCAAAGGGTTCATTCATCATTACGCTTCCATTTGCGGCCAATAGCTTAGTAGAAGAGCTATCACACTGGATATCACATCAAATCGCGGAACAAAAAGTGGCTGGATTCGACTTTGAAGTTCGAATTAAGCCTGCTGCACTCGAAACAACCGTCTCAAGCCCGGTCAAAGGCGTGAAAAATATCATCGCAGTGACCTCTGCAAAAGGGGGAGTTGGTAAATCCACGACTTCAGTTAACTTAGCATTGGCACTATCCAAATCGGGTGCCAAAGTTGGTCTATTGGATGCCGATATTTATGGTCCTTCTGTGCCTATGATGCTCGGGCAAATGCAAGCGAAACCGGAAGTGCGTGACAACAAATGGATGATTCCAATTGAAGCGCATGGGATCTTCACTCACTCAATCGGTTACTTGGTTTCAAAAGACGATGCCGCTATCTGGCGTGGTCCAATGGCAGCGAAAGCGCTTGGCCAGATCATGAATGAAACGGTATGGCCGGATCTTGACTATCTGGTCATTGATATGCCGCCGGGTACAGGTGACATCCAACTGACTTTGTCTCAGCAAATCCCTGTGACAGGTGCGATTGTTGTAACTACACCACAAGATCTCGCTTTAGCGGACGCACGCAAAGGTGTGGCGATGTTTGACAAGGTAGGCGTGCCAGTGGCGGGGCTGGTAGAGAACATGAGCTATCATATTTGTAGCCATTGTGGTGAAAAAGAGCATATCTTTGGCTCTGGCGGCGCTGAAGCGATGGCTGTTGAGTTTAGCCTCGATATTCTTGCTCAGATCCCTCTGCACATCGATGTTCGCGAAGATATTGATGCGGGAATGCCAACCGTAGTGCGTCGACCAGACAGTGAGCACACGCGTCATTATCTCGATTTGGCTGAAAATGTGGCCTGTAAGATGTACTGGACAGGTAAAGTCAAACCAGAGGCAATTAACTTTTCAATGGTTGAGTAG
- the metG gene encoding methionine--tRNA ligase produces MANDPRTLDSRKLLVTCALPYANGSIHLGHMLEHIQADIWVRYQRLRGNTVNFICADDAHGTPIMLKAQQMGITPEEMIAAVSEEHQKDFAGFDISFDNYHSTHSEENRELASHIYLELKKNGFISSRTISQLFDPEKEMFLPDRFVKGTCPKCKSEDQYGDNCDNCGETYSPTELIDPKSAVSGATPVMKDSEHFFFDLPQFESMLQEWTRSGSLQAETANKMQEWFESGLQQWDISRDAPYFGFEIPGEKDKFFYVWLDAPIGYMGSFKNLCDKRDDLDFDEYWKKDSSTELYHFIGKDIVYFHSLFWPAMLEGSGFRKPDNVFVHGYVTVNGAKMSKSKGTFIKAATYLDHLDPECLRYYYAAKLNSRIDDLDLNLEDFTQRVNADVVNKIVNLASRNAGFITKRFEGKLSDHFAEPELYNEFVAAADRIAELYETREFGRAIREITALADKANQYVDEKAPWVVAKEEGKDQELQDICSVGINLFRVLITYLKPVMPELAARTEAFLNQELTWEGMAAPLTGHEITKFKALFSRIDPKKVEAMIEASKEDAAAEVAAKEAAEAAKNKASQTELDKDPIAEEIEFDAFAAVDMRIARIISCEEVPKANKLLKFQLDIGGETRQVFSGIKSAYKPEELEGKLTVMVANLKPRKMKFGMSEGMILAAGPGGSDLWILEPHEGAQPGMRVM; encoded by the coding sequence ATGGCAAACGATCCAAGAACTCTTGATTCAAGGAAACTACTGGTCACTTGTGCCCTTCCGTATGCTAATGGTTCGATTCACCTAGGTCACATGCTTGAGCACATTCAAGCTGACATTTGGGTGCGCTACCAACGCCTACGCGGCAACACTGTAAACTTCATCTGTGCTGACGATGCTCACGGCACGCCAATCATGCTAAAAGCACAACAGATGGGTATTACACCAGAAGAGATGATCGCTGCTGTAAGTGAAGAGCACCAAAAGGACTTCGCTGGCTTCGATATTAGCTTTGATAACTACCACAGCACACACTCAGAAGAGAACCGTGAGCTGGCTTCACACATCTACCTAGAGCTTAAGAAGAACGGCTTTATCTCTAGCCGCACTATCTCTCAGCTATTCGACCCTGAGAAAGAGATGTTCCTACCGGATCGTTTCGTAAAGGGTACATGTCCTAAGTGTAAGTCAGAAGACCAATACGGTGACAACTGTGATAACTGTGGCGAAACATACAGTCCAACAGAACTGATTGATCCTAAGTCAGCCGTATCTGGCGCAACACCAGTGATGAAAGACTCTGAGCACTTCTTCTTCGACCTACCTCAGTTCGAAAGCATGCTACAAGAGTGGACTCGCTCTGGTTCTCTTCAAGCTGAAACAGCGAACAAAATGCAAGAGTGGTTTGAGTCTGGCCTACAACAGTGGGATATCTCACGTGACGCGCCATACTTCGGCTTTGAAATCCCAGGCGAGAAAGACAAGTTCTTCTACGTATGGCTAGACGCTCCTATCGGTTACATGGGTTCATTCAAAAACCTGTGTGACAAGCGTGATGACCTAGATTTCGATGAGTATTGGAAGAAAGACAGCTCAACAGAACTTTACCACTTCATCGGTAAAGACATTGTTTACTTCCACTCTCTATTCTGGCCAGCAATGCTAGAAGGCAGCGGTTTCCGTAAACCAGACAACGTGTTTGTCCACGGCTACGTCACCGTAAACGGTGCCAAGATGTCTAAGTCAAAAGGCACCTTCATCAAAGCAGCGACTTACCTAGATCATTTAGATCCAGAATGTCTACGCTACTACTACGCAGCGAAACTAAACAGCCGTATTGACGACCTAGACCTTAACCTTGAAGACTTCACGCAGCGCGTTAACGCTGATGTAGTAAACAAGATTGTTAACCTAGCATCTCGTAACGCAGGCTTCATCACTAAGCGTTTTGAAGGCAAGCTATCTGACCACTTCGCAGAGCCAGAGCTGTACAACGAATTCGTTGCAGCTGCTGATCGTATTGCTGAGCTTTACGAAACTCGCGAATTTGGTCGTGCAATCCGTGAAATCACAGCACTAGCAGACAAAGCAAACCAATACGTTGACGAAAAAGCACCGTGGGTTGTAGCGAAAGAAGAAGGTAAAGACCAAGAACTGCAAGACATCTGTTCTGTTGGTATTAACCTATTCCGCGTTCTGATCACGTACCTAAAACCTGTGATGCCTGAGCTAGCAGCACGCACTGAAGCATTCCTAAACCAAGAACTGACTTGGGAAGGTATGGCTGCACCACTGACAGGTCACGAGATCACTAAATTCAAGGCGCTATTCAGCCGTATCGACCCTAAGAAGGTTGAAGCGATGATTGAAGCTTCTAAAGAAGACGCAGCAGCAGAAGTTGCAGCGAAAGAAGCGGCAGAAGCAGCTAAGAACAAAGCAAGCCAAACCGAGCTTGACAAAGATCCAATCGCAGAAGAGATTGAATTTGACGCTTTCGCAGCAGTAGACATGCGTATTGCTCGCATCATCTCTTGTGAAGAAGTGCCAAAAGCAAACAAACTGCTTAAGTTCCAATTGGACATCGGTGGCGAAACTCGTCAGGTATTCTCTGGCATCAAGTCAGCATACAAACCTGAAGAGCTAGAAGGCAAGCTAACAGTCATGGTAGCAAACCTTAAGCCGCGTAAGATGAAGTTTGGTATGTCTGAAGGCATGATCCTAGCAGCAGGCCCGGGGGGTAGCGACCTATGGATCCTTGAGCCGCACGAAGGTGCACAGCCAGGTATGCGCGTAATGTAA
- the udk gene encoding uridine kinase: MSDNNQCVIVGIAGASASGKSLIASTIYNELREKVGDHQIGVITEDCYYSDQSHLSMEERVKTNYDHPNALDHDLLCEHLKELMNGNAVEVPEYSYSEHTRTSETTTLTPKKVIILEGILLLTDPRLRELMHASVFMDTPLDICLLRRVKRDVEERGRTMESVLKQYQKTVRPMFMQFIEPSKQHADIIVPRGGKNRIAIDVLKAHIAKLLKA; encoded by the coding sequence ATGTCTGATAATAATCAATGTGTCATCGTAGGTATCGCTGGCGCTTCGGCTTCAGGAAAAAGTCTGATTGCTAGTACTATTTATAATGAGTTGCGCGAAAAAGTAGGCGACCATCAAATTGGTGTTATCACGGAAGATTGCTACTACAGCGACCAAAGCCACTTGAGTATGGAAGAGCGTGTTAAAACAAACTACGACCACCCAAACGCACTAGATCATGACCTACTGTGTGAGCACTTGAAAGAGTTAATGAACGGCAACGCAGTTGAAGTTCCAGAATACAGCTACTCTGAGCACACACGTACTTCTGAAACGACTACACTTACTCCAAAGAAAGTGATCATTTTAGAAGGTATCCTACTGCTAACAGACCCACGTCTACGTGAACTGATGCACGCGAGTGTTTTCATGGATACACCACTAGACATCTGTCTACTACGTCGTGTTAAGCGTGATGTTGAAGAGCGTGGCCGTACGATGGAATCTGTACTGAAGCAATATCAAAAGACAGTGCGTCCTATGTTTATGCAGTTTATTGAGCCATCAAAGCAACATGCCGATATTATCGTTCCTCGTGGCGGCAAGAACCGTATCGCAATCGATGTTTTGAAAGCTCATATCGCTAAGCTGTTAAAGGCGTAG